A stretch of DNA from Gymnodinialimonas sp. 57CJ19:
CGCAGGAACGGCCACCGCGCGGTCCAGACTGTCATTCGAGCCGCTGATGGCGGATGAATTCGTCGCCTTGGGCTTGCCTGACGGAGACCTCGCCGAGGACCGCCGCTATAATTGGGCCGAATTGATCACTATGCCACAGATCGCGATGGCCATGGGCACCAGCGTAAGAGAGTTGATCGACAGCAATTGCCTACAATCGGGCACCACGCTGACACCCCGTTTTGAGGTGTCGCACTTGGCCACTGCGGGGGCGCTGGTTTCTGCCGGCTTGGGCATCACCGTACTGCCCCGCCTGACCTTGAGGGTCCTTCGGATCGACAGCCTCGTGGTGAGAGAAATCTCAAACTTCGGCGCGCGCAGGAGGATCGGGTTGGTCCGCAGAACCGGGCGCACCCTGTCTCCGGCAGCCATGGCGTTTCTGAAGTACGTCAAACTTCCCGCAACCGAGTGAAGCGCCCCTCGGCTGACGCTTCAGATTATCGCGTCGGCGCAAGGAGGACTCCACAGGCCGGTGTTTTCTGCTCAAGAGGCCGAACGCACGATATGCTTCAGCACAACCGCTACGGCAGTGGAGGATAATTTGGAGGGATTAGTCGGTGAGCCGTCAGATTTTCATTTTAAATATGACATCTTGTACGGTTCACTGGTGCGCTCGGCGAGACTCGAACTCGCACGGGTGTTACCCCACAGCGACCTCAACGCTGCGCGTCTACCAATTCCGCCACGAGCGCACGTGATCAGGTAGTGCGCGGTCTGTAGCCGCTCGGAAAGGCGATGTGAAGGGGGTCCGAGGCCTCTTGTTCGGTTTTTTGTCACAGAATGTGTCTTCAGGCCGTCCAACGCGAAACGGCGGGCCCGGATGGACCCGCCGCTTCTGGTATCAATCGGGTCGCAGACCTATTGATTGACTTGGAACGTCGGCAGCACGGACTGCGGCGCAACGACGATCTCGGGCTCTACGCTGACCGGGTTCGGCACTTGAACGGGGGCCACGTTGAACGTCGGCACTTGCGTGACGCTTGCGGCGGGAACTGGCACGGGCTGGCCGCCCAAGGTCATGGCAACGGCCTGACGGATCAGGGGCAAGCGGCCTGCATCGGTTGGGCTGAACACGGCGGGGGCGCCCGCCTCAACAGCGCTGAGGGATACGTCGAACCATTCCTGAGCGGCCGCATCATTGGCCGACATGCCGAAGCCTTCG
This window harbors:
- a CDS encoding LysR substrate-binding domain-containing protein, with protein sequence MKRSNPTLLDFRAVLILSQAQSFRIAADQLDMSPSALSRQITNLETRLQARLFDRDTRNVEITDAGLAFARVAERMVNLAEDSIAEFENFRSGRKGKVTIAGLPSVTASLLPEILREFSRDYPDITLKIIDALSGDVLDAVEAGEADIGFTAGTATARSRLSFEPLMADEFVALGLPDGDLAEDRRYNWAELITMPQIAMAMGTSVRELIDSNCLQSGTTLTPRFEVSHLATAGALVSAGLGITVLPRLTLRVLRIDSLVVREISNFGARRRIGLVRRTGRTLSPAAMAFLKYVKLPATE